The following coding sequences lie in one Oceanicola sp. 502str15 genomic window:
- a CDS encoding LacI family DNA-binding transcriptional regulator — MNLKQLAANLGLSQTTVSRALNGYPEVAEATRKRVLAAATQHNYRPNTRAQSLATGRAMAIGHVIPISTRHEMMNPVFGDFIGGAGEIYARAGYDMMLTVVPDDAEGTAYRSMAQRNSVDGAVIHGPRAGDPRIALLKEVGLPFVVHGRVPVDESDYSWVDVNNRRAFERATLHLADLGHRRIALLNGLETMDFAIRRREGFEAALAARSLPFLPALHRAEEMTESYGYEAASTMLSLPEPPTAFLVSSLITAMGVRRAIEARGMVMGRDVSIITHDDDLGYFKNGGEVPVFTATRSSVREAGRITAEMLLGLIEAPDNGPRQHLLEADLTLGLSTGPAP; from the coding sequence ATGAACCTGAAGCAGCTCGCCGCGAATCTCGGTCTGTCGCAAACCACGGTGAGCCGTGCGCTGAACGGCTATCCCGAGGTTGCGGAGGCCACCCGCAAGCGCGTGCTCGCCGCTGCAACGCAGCACAACTATCGCCCCAACACCCGCGCCCAGAGCCTCGCCACCGGCCGCGCCATGGCGATCGGCCACGTCATCCCCATCTCCACCCGCCACGAAATGATGAACCCGGTCTTCGGCGACTTCATCGGCGGCGCCGGCGAGATCTATGCCCGCGCCGGCTACGACATGATGCTCACCGTCGTCCCCGACGATGCCGAAGGCACCGCCTACCGCTCCATGGCCCAGCGCAACTCCGTCGATGGCGCGGTGATCCACGGCCCGCGCGCCGGCGACCCGCGCATCGCCCTGCTCAAGGAGGTCGGCCTGCCCTTCGTGGTCCATGGCCGCGTGCCCGTCGACGAGTCCGACTACTCCTGGGTCGACGTGAACAACCGCCGCGCCTTCGAGCGCGCCACCCTCCACCTCGCCGACCTCGGCCACCGCCGCATCGCCCTGCTGAACGGGCTCGAAACCATGGATTTCGCGATCCGCCGCCGCGAGGGCTTCGAGGCCGCGCTCGCCGCCCGCAGCCTGCCCTTCCTCCCGGCCCTCCACCGCGCCGAGGAAATGACCGAGAGCTACGGCTACGAGGCCGCCAGCACCATGCTCTCCCTGCCCGAACCGCCCACCGCCTTCCTCGTCTCCTCGCTCATCACCGCCATGGGCGTGCGCCGGGCGATCGAGGCGCGCGGCATGGTGATGGGGCGCGACGTGTCGATCATCACCCATGACGACGATCTCGGCTACTTCAAGAACGGCGGCGAAGTGCCTGTTTTCACGGCCACCCGCAGCTCAGTGCGCGAGGCGGGCCGGATCACCGCCGAAATGCTGCTCGGCCTGATCGAGGCCCCCGACAACGGCCCCCGCCAGCACCTGCTGGAGGCCGACCTCACCCTCGGCCTCTCCACCGGCCCCGCGCCCTGA
- a CDS encoding ABC transporter substrate-binding protein has product MSAPALAEQITVAGPWIGADEDHVQAVLAAFAEASGHDVRYTGSDSFEQQIVIDAEAGSAPNVAVFPQPGLAAVMAERGFLTPLAEGTGDWVKENYTAGQSWVDLGTYAGPDGSDALYGFFYKVDVKSLVWYIPENFEDAGYEVPETLEDLKALSAQIVEDGETPWCIGLGSGGATGWPATDWVEDMMLRTQAPDVYDKWVSNEIPFTDPAVVGAIEAFGEFALNDDWVAGGAGAVATTDFRESPKGLFDAPPKCYMHHQASFIPSFFPEGSVVGEDVDFFYFPASGEGDLGQPVLGAGTLWAITNDSPAAHELIEFLKTPEAHEIWMARKGFLTPHKGVNPDAFGDPTLKKMNEILLGATTFRFDASDLMPGAVGAGSFWTGMVDYVGGKDVATVTEEIQQSWDAVK; this is encoded by the coding sequence ATGAGCGCTCCGGCGCTTGCCGAGCAGATCACCGTGGCGGGCCCGTGGATCGGCGCCGACGAGGATCATGTGCAGGCGGTGCTGGCGGCCTTTGCCGAGGCCTCGGGCCATGACGTGCGCTACACCGGCTCCGACAGCTTCGAACAGCAGATCGTGATCGACGCCGAGGCCGGATCGGCCCCCAACGTGGCGGTGTTTCCGCAGCCCGGGCTTGCCGCCGTCATGGCCGAGCGCGGCTTCCTGACGCCGCTGGCCGAGGGCACCGGCGACTGGGTGAAGGAAAACTATACCGCCGGGCAGAGCTGGGTCGATCTGGGCACCTATGCCGGGCCGGATGGCAGCGATGCGCTCTACGGCTTTTTCTACAAGGTCGATGTGAAGAGCCTTGTCTGGTACATCCCGGAGAACTTCGAGGATGCGGGCTACGAGGTGCCGGAGACGCTGGAAGACCTGAAGGCTCTGAGCGCACAGATCGTGGAAGACGGCGAGACGCCGTGGTGCATCGGGCTCGGCTCGGGCGGCGCCACGGGCTGGCCGGCGACGGACTGGGTGGAGGACATGATGCTGCGCACCCAGGCGCCTGACGTCTACGACAAGTGGGTGAGCAACGAGATCCCCTTCACCGATCCGGCCGTGGTGGGCGCGATCGAGGCCTTCGGCGAGTTCGCGCTGAACGACGACTGGGTTGCGGGCGGCGCGGGCGCGGTGGCGACCACCGACTTCCGCGAAAGCCCCAAGGGCCTCTTTGACGCCCCGCCCAAGTGCTACATGCACCACCAGGCCAGCTTCATCCCCAGCTTCTTCCCGGAAGGCTCGGTTGTGGGCGAGGACGTGGACTTCTTTTACTTCCCGGCCTCGGGCGAGGGCGACCTCGGCCAGCCGGTGCTGGGCGCGGGCACGCTCTGGGCGATCACCAACGACAGCCCGGCGGCACATGAGCTGATCGAGTTCCTGAAGACCCCGGAAGCGCATGAGATCTGGATGGCGCGCAAGGGCTTCCTGACGCCGCACAAGGGGGTGAACCCCGATGCCTTCGGTGATCCGACCCTGAAGAAGATGAACGAGATCCTTCTGGGCGCGACCACCTTCCGCTTCGACGCCTCCGACCTGATGCCGGGCGCCGTCGGCGCGGGCAGCTTCTGGACCGGGATGGTCGATTATGTCGGCGGCAAGGACGTTGCCACCGTGACCGAAGAGATCCAGCAGAGCTGGGACGCGGTGAAGTGA
- a CDS encoding carbohydrate ABC transporter permease — MHPALQGLITIIVGVGGCVGYFWASNLFLDKVLYPPRGPHAGRNINRANLIRPWLFLAPAVIALGLYLAYPVVETLRLSLTNRVPGGGYEWAGASNYVQMWNDPKFMEALLNNMLWLIVVPALSTAFGLLAAQLTDRIKWGAVAKSIIFMPMAISFVGAAVIWKLVYDYRASGEEQIGVLNAIVVSLGGEPTAWLTVPFWNNFFLMAVLIWIQTGFAMVILSAALRGIPEETVEAAIVDGANPFQIFFKIKVPQIMGTIVVVWTTITIVVLKIFDIVFAMTNGQWETQVLANYMYDKLFRANDWGVGSAAAMVIMLLVTPILVWNVYNARKEMR; from the coding sequence ATGCATCCGGCATTACAAGGGCTTATCACCATCATCGTCGGGGTCGGCGGTTGCGTGGGCTACTTCTGGGCCTCCAACCTGTTTCTCGACAAGGTGCTCTATCCGCCGCGCGGCCCCCATGCGGGGCGCAACATCAACCGTGCCAACCTGATCCGGCCATGGCTGTTTCTGGCGCCCGCGGTCATCGCGCTGGGGCTCTACCTTGCCTATCCGGTGGTCGAGACGCTGCGGCTTTCACTTACCAACCGGGTGCCGGGCGGGGGCTATGAATGGGCCGGGGCCTCGAACTACGTGCAGATGTGGAACGATCCCAAGTTCATGGAGGCGCTGCTGAACAACATGCTCTGGCTGATCGTGGTGCCTGCGCTCTCCACCGCCTTCGGCCTGCTGGCCGCGCAGCTCACCGACCGGATCAAATGGGGCGCGGTGGCCAAGTCGATCATCTTCATGCCGATGGCGATCAGCTTCGTCGGGGCGGCGGTGATCTGGAAGCTGGTTTACGACTACCGCGCCTCGGGCGAGGAGCAGATCGGGGTGCTGAATGCCATCGTGGTGAGCCTCGGCGGCGAGCCGACGGCCTGGCTGACGGTGCCGTTCTGGAACAACTTCTTCCTCATGGCGGTGCTGATCTGGATCCAGACCGGCTTTGCCATGGTGATCCTCTCCGCCGCCCTGCGCGGCATCCCGGAGGAAACCGTGGAGGCGGCGATCGTGGACGGGGCCAACCCCTTCCAGATCTTCTTCAAGATCAAGGTGCCGCAGATCATGGGCACCATCGTGGTGGTCTGGACCACCATCACCATCGTCGTGCTGAAGATCTTCGACATCGTCTTTGCCATGACCAACGGCCAATGGGAGACGCAGGTTCTGGCCAACTACATGTATGACAAGCTTTTCCGCGCCAACGATTGGGGCGTCGGCTCGGCGGCGGCGATGGTGATCATGCTGCTGGTGACGCCGATCCTCGTGTGGAACGTCTACAACGCCCGCAAGGAGATGCGCTGA
- a CDS encoding carbohydrate ABC transporter permease — MDNIAGKKSSLSWAVNISVVLLVLLWIFPTVGLFVSSFRTADQISATGWWKALFPTEQVVQLRTDDPDELRVAEGAGFVVTGNLFGEEGGEISAFGVSSRDVGAFGPGETADMGDGESMTVEEDGSYTWRGSDEQISGRGQRVFVTTTTPPEFTTANYERVLFSGDRTDSMAKAFFNTLTVTIPATIIPILVAAFAAYALAWMEFPGRALLIAAIVALLVVPLQLALIPLLKFHNEIGIGKGYIGVWLAHTGFGLPLAIYLLRNYMVGLPRDIIENAKVDGATDFQIFTRIVLPLSFPALASFAIFQFLWTWNDLLVALVFLIDSSGDTTVMTRQIVELLGTRGGNWEILATAAFVSISVPLLVFFAMQRYLVRGLLAGSVK, encoded by the coding sequence ATGGACAACATTGCTGGCAAGAAATCTTCGTTGAGCTGGGCGGTGAACATCTCGGTGGTGCTGCTGGTGCTGCTCTGGATCTTTCCGACGGTCGGGCTCTTCGTGTCGTCCTTCCGCACCGCCGACCAGATCAGCGCGACCGGCTGGTGGAAGGCGCTGTTTCCGACCGAGCAGGTGGTACAGCTGCGCACCGATGACCCCGACGAGCTGCGGGTGGCCGAGGGTGCGGGCTTTGTGGTGACGGGCAACCTCTTTGGCGAGGAGGGCGGCGAGATTTCGGCGTTCGGCGTGTCGTCGCGCGATGTGGGGGCCTTCGGGCCCGGCGAGACGGCCGACATGGGCGATGGCGAGAGCATGACGGTGGAGGAAGACGGCAGCTACACATGGCGCGGCAGCGACGAGCAGATCAGCGGGCGGGGGCAGCGGGTGTTTGTGACCACCACCACGCCGCCGGAGTTCACCACGGCGAACTACGAGCGCGTGCTGTTTTCGGGCGACCGCACCGACAGCATGGCCAAGGCCTTCTTCAACACGCTGACGGTGACGATCCCGGCCACCATCATCCCGATCCTGGTGGCGGCCTTCGCGGCCTATGCGCTGGCGTGGATGGAGTTTCCGGGGCGGGCGCTGCTGATTGCGGCCATCGTGGCGCTGCTGGTGGTGCCGCTGCAACTGGCGCTGATCCCGCTGCTGAAGTTCCACAACGAGATCGGGATCGGGAAGGGCTATATCGGGGTCTGGCTGGCGCATACCGGCTTCGGGCTGCCGTTGGCGATCTACCTCCTGCGCAACTACATGGTCGGGCTGCCACGCGACATCATCGAGAATGCCAAGGTGGACGGGGCGACGGACTTCCAGATCTTCACCCGGATCGTGCTGCCGCTGTCCTTTCCGGCGCTGGCCAGCTTCGCCATCTTCCAGTTTCTCTGGACATGGAACGACCTGCTGGTGGCGCTGGTCTTCCTGATCGACAGCTCGGGCGACACCACGGTGATGACCCGGCAGATCGTCGAACTCCTCGGCACCCGGGGCGGCAACTGGGAGATTCTGGCCACGGCGGCCTTTGTCTCCATCTCGGTGCCGCTTCTGGTGTTTTTCGCAATGCAACGATACCTCGTGCGCGGCCTCTTGGCCGGCTCGGTGAAGTGA
- a CDS encoding alpha-amylase family glycosyl hydrolase has product MNDMSNVQAAIAARVENPDWWRGAVIYQVYPRSFQDSSGDGVGDLAGIASRLDHIASLGVDAVWISPFFKSPMKDFGYDVSDYREVDPMFGSLADFDALIARAHELGLKVLIDLVLSHTSDQHAWFKESRKDHANPKADWYVWADAKPTGAPPNNWLSIFGGSAWQWDGGRMQYYLHNFLTSQPDLNFHCPAVQDELLRVAEFWLDRGVDGFRLDTINFYVHDAELRDNPALDPALRNDQTAPAVNPYNWQEHLYDKSRPENLAFLKRLRAVMKPYGAAAVGEVGDAQLGLEILGQYTAGDDMMNMCYAFELLAKDKPTAGYVAETMHRVERVAADGWACWAFSNHDVPRHISRWGLSETAARAYVVLMMCLRGSACLYQGEELGLPEAEVSFEDLQDPYGIEFWPEFKGRDGCRTPMVWDAGVHGGFSHGNEARPWLPVAPEHLPRAVEEQEGDSASMLAHYRRAVALRKAHGVLRGGAQEIAAQGDLLVIRRTGQGREVLALFNLAEGPVSHEVGAGWTALEEAAALGAAPLEGERVTLGAWGFALLGR; this is encoded by the coding sequence ATGAACGATATGAGCAACGTGCAGGCCGCAATTGCAGCTCGTGTGGAGAATCCCGACTGGTGGCGCGGGGCGGTGATCTATCAGGTCTATCCGCGCAGCTTTCAGGACAGTTCGGGTGACGGGGTGGGCGACCTTGCGGGCATTGCCTCGCGGCTCGACCATATTGCCTCGCTCGGGGTCGATGCGGTCTGGATCAGCCCGTTCTTCAAGAGCCCGATGAAGGATTTCGGTTACGATGTGAGCGATTACCGCGAGGTCGATCCGATGTTCGGCAGCCTCGCGGATTTCGACGCGCTGATTGCGCGGGCGCATGAGCTGGGGTTGAAGGTGCTGATTGATCTGGTGCTTTCGCATACCTCGGATCAGCATGCGTGGTTCAAGGAGAGCCGGAAGGATCATGCCAACCCCAAGGCGGATTGGTATGTTTGGGCCGATGCCAAGCCGACCGGGGCGCCGCCGAACAATTGGCTGTCGATCTTCGGCGGGAGTGCGTGGCAGTGGGATGGCGGGCGGATGCAGTATTATCTGCACAACTTCCTGACCTCGCAGCCGGACCTCAACTTTCATTGCCCCGCGGTGCAGGACGAGCTGCTGCGGGTGGCGGAGTTCTGGCTTGATCGCGGGGTCGACGGCTTTCGGCTCGATACCATCAACTTCTACGTTCACGACGCCGAGCTGCGCGACAACCCGGCGCTCGATCCGGCGCTGCGAAATGATCAGACGGCGCCTGCGGTGAACCCCTACAACTGGCAGGAGCACCTGTACGACAAGTCGCGGCCCGAGAACCTGGCCTTCCTGAAGCGGCTGCGGGCGGTGATGAAGCCCTATGGCGCGGCGGCCGTGGGCGAGGTGGGGGATGCCCAGCTTGGGCTGGAGATATTGGGCCAGTACACGGCGGGCGATGACATGATGAACATGTGTTACGCCTTCGAGCTGCTGGCCAAGGACAAGCCGACCGCCGGATATGTGGCCGAGACCATGCACCGCGTCGAGCGGGTGGCGGCGGATGGCTGGGCCTGCTGGGCGTTTTCCAACCATGACGTGCCGCGCCACATCAGCCGCTGGGGTCTGAGCGAGACCGCCGCGCGCGCCTATGTGGTGCTGATGATGTGCCTGCGCGGCTCGGCCTGCCTGTATCAGGGCGAGGAGCTGGGGCTGCCCGAGGCCGAGGTGAGTTTTGAGGACTTGCAGGACCCCTATGGCATCGAGTTCTGGCCCGAGTTCAAGGGCCGCGACGGCTGCCGCACGCCGATGGTCTGGGATGCGGGGGTGCATGGCGGGTTTTCGCACGGCAACGAGGCGCGGCCATGGTTGCCGGTGGCGCCCGAGCACCTGCCGCGGGCGGTGGAGGAGCAGGAGGGCGACAGCGCCTCGATGCTGGCCCATTACCGCCGGGCGGTGGCGCTGAGAAAGGCCCATGGGGTGCTGCGCGGCGGGGCGCAGGAGATCGCGGCGCAGGGCGACCTGCTGGTGATCCGCCGGACCGGGCAGGGCCGGGAGGTGCTGGCGCTGTTCAACCTCGCGGAGGGCCCCGTATCGCACGAGGTGGGCGCGGGATGGACGGCGCTGGAGGAGGCTGCCGCACTGGGCGCCGCGCCGCTTGAAGGAGAACGCGTCACGCTGGGGGCCTGGGGCTTTGCCCTGCTGGGTCGCTGA
- a CDS encoding ABC transporter ATP-binding protein has product MAELKLTDVAKTYGGTVNVLNDINLDIETGELIVFVGPSGCGKSTLLRMIAGLEKITGGTLEIDGQVVNDVPPSERGIAMVFQSYALYPHMTVRENMSFALKLAKKSKEEIDAAVDAAATKLQLTEYLDRLPKALSGGQRQRVAIGRSIVRDPKVYLFDEPLSNLDAALRVATRIEIAQLKEQMPESTMVYVTHDQVEAMTLASRIVVLANKGIAQVGTPLELYETPRNEFVAQFIGSPAMNLIPGKVVETGAVTAVELQSGVVAHSAVPTEAGDMGAEVNIGIRPEDLRQGSDADCCFKGVVEYTENLGEVTLLYFEPQHGHGQVIAKLPGVHRDMRGGEVVLAADPAKVHLFIGGQSLLYR; this is encoded by the coding sequence ATGGCGGAACTGAAACTGACGGATGTGGCCAAGACCTATGGCGGCACGGTGAACGTGCTGAACGACATCAACCTCGATATCGAGACCGGTGAGCTGATCGTGTTCGTCGGGCCTTCGGGCTGCGGCAAGTCCACGCTGCTGCGGATGATCGCGGGTCTCGAGAAGATCACCGGCGGCACGCTGGAGATCGACGGGCAGGTGGTGAACGATGTGCCGCCTTCCGAGCGCGGCATCGCCATGGTGTTCCAGAGCTACGCGCTCTACCCGCATATGACGGTGCGCGAGAACATGAGCTTTGCGCTCAAGCTGGCCAAGAAGAGCAAGGAAGAGATCGACGCGGCGGTGGATGCGGCGGCGACCAAGCTGCAACTCACCGAATATCTCGACCGGCTGCCCAAGGCGCTCAGTGGCGGGCAGCGGCAGCGGGTGGCGATCGGGCGCAGTATCGTACGCGACCCGAAGGTCTACCTCTTCGACGAGCCGCTCTCGAACCTCGATGCCGCCCTGCGGGTGGCGACCCGGATCGAGATTGCCCAGCTCAAGGAGCAGATGCCCGAGAGCACGATGGTCTATGTGACCCACGACCAGGTGGAGGCGATGACGCTGGCCAGCCGGATCGTGGTGCTGGCCAACAAGGGGATCGCGCAGGTCGGCACGCCGCTGGAGCTGTACGAGACCCCGCGAAACGAGTTTGTCGCCCAGTTCATCGGCTCCCCGGCGATGAACCTCATCCCCGGCAAGGTGGTGGAGACCGGCGCGGTGACGGCGGTGGAGTTGCAGAGCGGCGTGGTGGCCCATTCGGCGGTGCCGACCGAGGCGGGAGACATGGGGGCCGAGGTGAACATCGGCATCCGCCCGGAAGACCTGCGGCAGGGGAGCGATGCGGATTGCTGCTTCAAGGGCGTGGTGGAATACACTGAAAACCTTGGAGAAGTGACGCTGCTCTACTTCGAGCCGCAGCATGGCCACGGGCAGGTGATCGCCAAGCTGCCGGGCGTGCACCGCGACATGCGGGGCGGCGAGGTGGTGCTGGCGGCGGACCCGGCGAAGGTGCATCTGTTCATCGGCGGCCAGTCGCTGCTCTACCGCTGA